A genome region from Flavobacterium sp. includes the following:
- a CDS encoding YfhO family protein, whose protein sequence is MKIVNKFYPHALVILGFILVSLIYFYPVLQGRQIYQSDIAQYTGMAKEQNDFRAAEHTEPYWTNSAFGGMPTYQLGANYPNDFVGKIDDVLRFLPRPADYLFLYSLGFYGLLLVLKTDPLKAFIGAVAFGFSTYLIIILGVGHNAKAHAIAYMPLVIAGFILVFQKKYIWGGLLTMFAVALEVNANHFQMTYYLLIFLLILSGYFTFGFIKNKEYKPLLTAIGTLAVAGIFAIGANAGNLLATSEYAKFSTRSNSELTFNPDGTKKENENALSREYITEYSYGIAESFNLIAPRLFGGSNHENVGKDSSMYQFMMDHNVPSDKAENFVSGMPTYWGDQPIVAAPAYIGVVVFFLAVLALFIDDRKIKYVFLSGVLFSLILSWGKNFSLLTDFFIDYVPMYDKFRAVSSIQVILELCFPVLAVMGIQSFFKAKDEPKLQQKALVQTGVFALGVIIILVIAKGFFHFTTSGDDFWLQQYGQEFVDVIIEDRKSLYSADLLRSGFFIVVTFGVLWLFIKNKFSQTTALVIVALLMIFDLFFVDKKYVSAKDFVSPVQIAAPFQESPADAKILEDTTHYRVFDMDGNMSSATASYFHHSIGGYHAAKPRRMQQLFDYQIANKTKGMNLEILNMLNVKYVLRADSTGMPIPSINPDANGNAWFVRSVKLVNKPDDVMKALDHLDTKHVAVFNVREHEGKFRNARMKKEWDTTGTIKVVQYKPNYIKYESNNAKDGLAVFSEIYYKNGWNAYIDGQLTDHFPVDYVLRAMEIPGGKHTIEFKFEPQVIKTGGTINLISSIGMFLLLAGGIYFERKRFKGEN, encoded by the coding sequence TTGAAAATAGTAAATAAATTCTATCCGCATGCCCTTGTAATTCTGGGCTTTATTCTCGTATCATTAATTTATTTTTATCCAGTTCTGCAGGGAAGACAAATCTACCAGTCGGATATTGCTCAATATACCGGAATGGCTAAAGAGCAAAATGATTTTAGAGCAGCAGAACATACAGAACCGTACTGGACAAATTCAGCTTTTGGCGGAATGCCGACTTATCAGCTGGGAGCAAATTATCCAAATGATTTTGTGGGTAAAATAGATGATGTTTTACGTTTTTTACCACGTCCGGCGGATTATTTATTTCTATATTCCTTAGGCTTTTATGGATTGTTATTAGTTTTAAAAACAGATCCTTTAAAAGCATTTATTGGCGCAGTTGCCTTTGGTTTTTCTACTTATTTGATTATCATTCTGGGAGTTGGTCATAATGCCAAAGCACATGCGATTGCTTATATGCCTTTGGTAATAGCCGGATTTATACTCGTTTTTCAGAAAAAATATATTTGGGGAGGTTTGCTCACCATGTTTGCGGTTGCATTAGAAGTTAATGCCAACCACTTTCAAATGACCTATTATTTATTGATTTTCTTATTGATTCTTTCGGGTTATTTTACTTTTGGTTTTATAAAAAATAAAGAATACAAACCGCTTTTAACTGCTATTGGAACTTTGGCTGTAGCCGGAATTTTTGCAATTGGTGCCAATGCAGGAAACTTATTAGCGACAAGTGAATATGCTAAGTTTAGTACAAGAAGCAACAGCGAATTAACTTTTAATCCGGACGGAACTAAAAAAGAAAACGAAAATGCTTTAAGCCGTGAATATATCACAGAATATAGTTACGGAATTGCAGAAAGTTTCAATCTTATTGCACCAAGACTTTTTGGTGGTTCAAATCATGAAAATGTAGGCAAAGACAGTAGTATGTATCAGTTTATGATGGATCATAATGTACCGTCTGATAAAGCTGAAAACTTTGTTTCCGGAATGCCAACTTATTGGGGCGATCAGCCTATTGTGGCTGCTCCGGCTTATATAGGAGTTGTAGTGTTCTTTTTAGCTGTTCTGGCTTTGTTTATTGATGATAGAAAAATTAAATATGTTTTCCTTTCCGGAGTATTATTTTCATTAATACTTTCCTGGGGAAAAAATTTCTCTTTGCTGACTGACTTCTTTATAGATTACGTTCCGATGTATGATAAATTTAGAGCAGTTTCGTCTATTCAGGTAATTTTAGAATTGTGTTTCCCTGTTTTAGCCGTAATGGGAATTCAATCTTTCTTTAAAGCAAAAGACGAGCCTAAATTACAGCAAAAAGCACTTGTTCAAACAGGAGTTTTTGCGTTAGGAGTTATTATAATTTTAGTAATTGCAAAAGGATTTTTCCATTTTACAACAAGCGGAGATGATTTTTGGCTTCAACAATACGGACAAGAATTTGTTGATGTTATAATAGAAGATAGAAAAAGCCTTTATTCTGCAGATTTACTTCGTTCAGGATTCTTTATCGTAGTAACATTTGGAGTTTTATGGTTGTTCATTAAAAATAAGTTTTCACAAACTACAGCTCTTGTAATTGTTGCTCTTTTAATGATTTTCGATTTATTCTTTGTAGATAAAAAATACGTTTCAGCAAAAGATTTTGTGAGTCCGGTTCAGATTGCAGCTCCGTTTCAGGAAAGCCCTGCCGATGCTAAAATTTTAGAAGATACAACGCATTACAGAGTTTTTGATATGGATGGAAACATGTCTAGCGCGACAGCTTCTTATTTCCATCATTCAATTGGAGGTTATCATGCCGCAAAACCAAGAAGAATGCAGCAATTATTTGATTACCAAATAGCAAATAAAACCAAAGGAATGAACTTAGAAATACTTAATATGTTAAACGTTAAGTATGTACTTCGAGCTGATTCTACAGGTATGCCTATACCATCAATTAATCCAGATGCAAATGGAAACGCCTGGTTCGTAAGATCAGTTAAACTGGTAAATAAACCAGACGATGTAATGAAAGCTTTAGATCATCTTGATACTAAACATGTGGCCGTTTTCAATGTTCGCGAACATGAAGGCAAATTCAGAAATGCCCGCATGAAAAAAGAATGGGATACAACCGGTACAATAAAAGTAGTTCAGTACAAGCCAAATTACATTAAATACGAATCTAATAATGCTAAAGATGGTTTAGCGGTTTTCTCTGAGATCTATTATAAAAATGGCTGGAATGCTTATATCGACGGACAATTAACAGATCATTTCCCTGTTGATTATGTTTTAAGAGCTATGGAAATTCCGGGTGGAAAACATACCATCGAATTTAAATTTGAGCCTCAGGTTATAAAAACGGGAGGAACAATCAATTTAATTAGTTCGATTGGAATGTTCCTGCTTCTGGCTGGTGGAATTTATTTTGAAAGAAAGAGATTTAAAGGAGAAAATTAG
- a CDS encoding GTP cyclohydrolase: MITIKEAKTKKELTEYIKFPFSLYKDNPYWVPPIIADELESFDKTKNPAFDNAEAYFYLAYRDNQIVGRITAIINWSEVNNQHKRKVRFGWFDVIDDIEVTKALLDKVYELGRKHNLEHAEGPMGFSNLDKVGVLTEGFDQVGTMITWYNHPYYVTHLEQLGFQVEKQYIESIFPFSNVKPEFFLKAQALIKQRYGLKALNFTKTKDIMPHVDKMFDLFNETYAKLASFVAISDVQKEYFKKKYISFINPEYIKFVVDKEDNLVAFSIVMPSFTEALQKAKGKLFPFGFLHLLKARKKSKDVVFYLIGVHPDYQNKGVTAIIFDEYYKTFSEKGIQNCIRTPELLENNAIHLLWKNFDPVIHCQRKTYLKNL; encoded by the coding sequence ATGATTACAATCAAAGAAGCCAAAACCAAGAAAGAATTAACCGAATATATAAAATTCCCATTTTCACTTTACAAGGATAATCCATATTGGGTTCCGCCTATTATTGCTGACGAACTTGAATCGTTTGATAAAACTAAAAACCCGGCTTTTGACAATGCCGAGGCTTATTTTTATCTGGCTTACAGAGACAATCAAATTGTAGGGAGAATTACAGCCATTATAAACTGGTCAGAAGTCAACAATCAGCATAAAAGAAAAGTACGTTTCGGATGGTTTGATGTAATTGATGATATCGAAGTTACAAAAGCACTTCTTGACAAAGTATATGAATTAGGAAGAAAACACAACCTGGAACATGCCGAAGGACCAATGGGCTTTTCGAATTTAGACAAAGTTGGTGTTCTTACAGAAGGTTTTGATCAGGTTGGAACTATGATTACATGGTACAATCACCCTTATTATGTTACACATTTAGAGCAATTGGGCTTTCAGGTTGAAAAACAATATATTGAAAGTATCTTTCCTTTTTCGAATGTTAAACCTGAATTTTTCTTAAAAGCACAGGCTTTAATTAAACAACGTTACGGACTTAAAGCGCTTAATTTTACTAAAACAAAAGACATTATGCCGCATGTCGACAAAATGTTTGATTTGTTTAATGAAACCTACGCTAAACTGGCTTCATTTGTTGCTATTTCAGATGTGCAGAAAGAATATTTTAAGAAGAAATACATCAGCTTCATTAATCCGGAATACATCAAGTTTGTAGTTGACAAAGAGGATAATTTAGTTGCTTTTAGCATTGTAATGCCTAGTTTTACAGAGGCTTTACAAAAAGCAAAAGGTAAATTATTCCCGTTTGGTTTTCTTCATCTTTTAAAAGCCAGAAAAAAGAGTAAAGATGTTGTTTTCTATCTTATTGGAGTTCATCCTGATTATCAAAACAAAGGTGTAACGGCCATTATTTTTGATGAATATTATAAAACTTTTTCAGAGAAAGGAATTCAAAATTGCATCAGAACTCCTGAATTATTAGAAAATAATGCTATTCATTTACTTTGGAAAAACTTTGATCCAGTTATTCACTGTCAAAGAAAGACTTATTTGAAAAATCTGTAG
- a CDS encoding DUF4834 family protein produces MQEASFTNLVKTIIWIIAFYYIFKFLAQIFLPVLVKKAVEKAGENFQKQQQQQYSQDTWQKTRNSSNDEIIIDTTNAKKSRETKKVGDYVDYEEID; encoded by the coding sequence ATGCAAGAAGCATCTTTTACAAATTTGGTTAAAACGATAATATGGATTATTGCGTTTTATTATATTTTTAAATTTTTAGCTCAAATCTTTTTGCCTGTATTGGTTAAAAAAGCAGTTGAAAAGGCAGGAGAAAATTTTCAGAAACAACAACAGCAGCAATATAGCCAGGACACTTGGCAAAAAACTCGTAACAGCAGCAACGACGAAATAATCATCGATACAACAAACGCTAAAAAATCGCGTGAGACCAAAAAAGTTGGGGATTATGTTGATTACGAAGAAATAGATTAA
- a CDS encoding glycosyltransferase family 4 protein, which translates to MEQKKLLIITYYFPPAGGPGVQRWLKFVKYLPDFDVQPIVYIPENPTYPIVDEGLVSEISDKVIVLKNKIWEPYQLASVFSKNKTKKISSGIFPHKKKQTFLDKAFLWVRGNLFIPDARVFWVKPSVSYLEKYIKENNIDTIVTSGPPHSLHLIGLELKEKLNVKWFADFRDPWTTIGYHKALRLSSYASKKHKKLEHKVLNSADTIIVTSKTTKAEFEAITTKPISVITNGYDIEKVEKQTLDTKFTLAHIGSFLSDRNPQFLWECLVELLNEVSDFKTHLEIKLIGAVSQEVLDAINEFKLNDYLNLLGYVSHNEAIAHQKKSQVLLLIEINSEDTKSIIPGKLFEYMVSNRPILAIGPNGSDFADIIKETNTGVFFDYSEKAKLKSVILDFYNQFLEGKLQANGVGLQQYSRKNLTKQLAQLIH; encoded by the coding sequence TTGGAACAAAAAAAGCTCTTAATTATAACATATTACTTTCCTCCTGCAGGTGGGCCGGGAGTACAGCGCTGGTTGAAATTTGTAAAATATCTGCCGGATTTTGATGTTCAGCCTATTGTTTATATTCCGGAAAATCCAACTTATCCAATTGTTGATGAAGGTTTAGTGAGCGAAATATCAGATAAAGTAATTGTTCTAAAAAATAAAATCTGGGAGCCTTATCAACTGGCTTCTGTTTTTTCAAAAAATAAAACCAAGAAAATCAGTTCAGGAATTTTTCCGCATAAAAAAAAGCAGACCTTTTTAGATAAAGCGTTTTTATGGGTAAGAGGGAACTTATTTATTCCGGACGCCCGTGTATTTTGGGTAAAGCCTTCTGTTTCTTATCTTGAGAAATATATCAAAGAAAATAATATTGACACCATTGTAACTTCGGGACCGCCGCATAGTCTGCATTTAATTGGTTTAGAATTAAAAGAAAAACTAAACGTAAAATGGTTTGCCGATTTCCGAGATCCATGGACAACAATTGGTTATCACAAAGCGTTACGTTTATCATCTTATGCATCTAAAAAACATAAAAAATTAGAGCATAAAGTGCTTAATTCTGCCGATACCATTATTGTTACCAGTAAAACTACAAAAGCTGAATTTGAAGCCATTACAACAAAGCCAATTTCAGTAATTACTAACGGTTACGATATAGAAAAAGTGGAGAAGCAAACTCTGGATACAAAATTTACACTTGCTCATATTGGTTCATTTTTATCAGACAGAAACCCACAATTTTTATGGGAATGTTTGGTCGAATTACTTAATGAAGTTTCTGATTTTAAAACGCATTTAGAAATTAAACTAATTGGAGCTGTAAGTCAGGAAGTTTTAGATGCTATCAATGAATTCAAATTAAACGATTATTTGAATCTTTTAGGATATGTTTCGCATAACGAAGCTATTGCGCATCAAAAAAAGTCTCAGGTTTTGCTTTTAATCGAAATAAATTCAGAAGATACTAAAAGTATTATTCCGGGAAAATTATTTGAATATATGGTCTCAAATCGCCCAATACTTGCGATTGGACCTAATGGTTCTGATTTTGCAGATATTATAAAAGAAACCAATACAGGAGTATTTTTTGATTATTCAGAAAAAGCGAAGCTAAAAAGTGTAATTTTGGACTTTTATAATCAATTTCTGGAAGGAAAATTACAAGCAAATGGTGTTGGTTTACAGCAATATTCACGAAAAAACCTTACCAAACAATTAGCACAATTGATTCATTAA
- a CDS encoding mechanosensitive ion channel family protein, which translates to MKNKLLCLLVFFVGLICFISSAQNRINENLEKKEVKLKPKGFPVAPFKDTLFYVYNKVGSFSAENRAKAITSKIKSLYEDDIFRPDSLRIVPSDISFDIVYKDDFILMSILESDAKSENKTANEIAKRNFTAIKKAVIYQNENYSLLPKRIGFTAILILILSLVLFLVSKVFNKIKSYFSKRRETFFKGFRYKNINVLTPERQEYVLMRFISIIKIIAFILLVYVTLPFLFNIFPATHAYTTTIVKWTLTPIKAAFLGFVDFLPNLFTIIVIILIFRYSLKIIKFFVDEINKENIKVDGFYSDWAKPTFNIIRFLAYAFMLVIIFPYLPGSDSDIFKGVSVFVGILFSLGSSNAIANMVAGLVITYMRPFKIGDFIKIGDVSGEVIEKTALVTRIRTPKFEDITIPNATILSSTSTNYSANTKQSKDGLLIHTTVTIGYDVPWKDIHKALIDAALKTDMTEKEPVPFVLQTSLDDFYVSYQINVYTKEPTKQPRIYSSLHQNIQDSFNAAGIEIMSPHYNALRDGNTTTIPENYLKSDYEPPFFNIKNKS; encoded by the coding sequence ATGAAAAATAAATTACTTTGTCTGTTGGTGTTTTTCGTTGGTTTAATTTGTTTTATTTCTTCTGCTCAGAATCGAATTAATGAAAATTTAGAAAAAAAAGAAGTTAAACTAAAACCTAAAGGCTTTCCTGTAGCTCCTTTTAAGGATACACTTTTTTATGTGTATAATAAAGTTGGATCATTTTCTGCTGAGAACCGTGCAAAGGCAATTACTTCCAAAATAAAATCTCTTTATGAAGATGATATTTTCAGACCAGATTCTTTAAGAATTGTTCCTTCAGATATAAGTTTCGATATTGTTTATAAAGATGATTTTATTCTGATGTCGATTTTAGAATCTGATGCAAAATCTGAAAATAAAACAGCAAATGAAATTGCAAAACGTAATTTCACAGCAATAAAAAAAGCGGTTATCTATCAAAACGAAAATTATTCACTTTTACCTAAACGAATTGGATTTACAGCCATATTGATACTGATTTTAAGTCTGGTTCTGTTTTTAGTATCAAAAGTTTTTAATAAAATAAAATCTTATTTTTCAAAAAGAAGAGAAACGTTTTTTAAAGGATTCAGATATAAAAATATCAATGTTTTAACTCCGGAAAGGCAGGAATACGTACTAATGCGTTTTATAAGTATTATCAAAATAATTGCCTTTATTTTACTGGTATATGTAACGCTTCCATTTCTTTTTAATATTTTTCCCGCAACTCATGCTTATACTACCACGATAGTAAAATGGACACTGACTCCAATAAAAGCAGCTTTTTTGGGGTTTGTTGATTTTCTGCCAAATCTCTTCACTATTATTGTGATCATTTTAATATTCAGATATTCACTTAAAATAATAAAGTTTTTTGTTGATGAAATTAATAAAGAAAACATAAAAGTGGATGGTTTTTATAGTGACTGGGCGAAACCAACATTTAATATCATTCGTTTTTTGGCGTATGCCTTTATGCTGGTAATTATTTTTCCGTATTTACCCGGTTCAGATTCAGATATTTTCAAAGGTGTTTCAGTTTTTGTAGGGATCTTATTTTCGTTAGGATCTTCAAATGCTATCGCGAATATGGTTGCCGGTTTGGTTATAACTTATATGCGTCCGTTTAAAATTGGTGATTTTATTAAAATAGGTGATGTAAGTGGAGAAGTAATCGAAAAAACAGCATTGGTAACAAGAATCAGAACACCTAAATTTGAAGATATTACGATACCTAATGCCACGATCTTATCAAGTACATCAACCAATTATTCGGCCAATACAAAACAATCAAAAGATGGTTTGTTAATTCATACAACGGTAACGATTGGTTATGATGTGCCGTGGAAAGACATTCACAAAGCACTTATAGATGCCGCTTTGAAAACAGATATGACAGAGAAAGAACCTGTTCCATTTGTACTTCAAACTAGTTTAGATGATTTTTATGTTTCGTATCAAATAAACGTATACACAAAGGAGCCTACGAAACAGCCCAGAATTTACTCATCATTGCATCAAAATATTCAGGACTCTTTTAATGCTGCCGGAATTGAGATCATGTCGCCTCATTATAATGCTCTTAGAGACGGAAACACAACTACTATACCCGAAAATTATTTAAAAAGCGATTATGAACCTCCATTTTTTAATATTAAAAATAAAAGCTAG
- a CDS encoding transporter, translated as MLKIKNLLFLSLYFIPQIFFAQYTDVINSNRPGETMSAYAVGKSVIQAEIGVYGIKEKHDLLDYDATGFGTDLSVRYGAFLEQLEFILDVQYQMENFDTPYTSYKKNNFRQTVLGAKYLIYDPYKNYKDEPNIYSYKANHSFKWRELIPAVSIFAGANFVGADNPYYFSPNGDISPKVALVTQNLFGGGRWVFVTNIIADYIGTDYPSYGYILTLTHGFNDKWSGFVENQGYKSDFYSDAIVRGGAAYLLSPNMQVDASISTNFKNTPSILYGGVGFSWRYDGWYKEKQIANKNKDRAKKNSDNKENIDYQEKERKRKAKYE; from the coding sequence ATGTTGAAAATTAAAAACTTACTCTTTTTATCTCTTTATTTTATACCACAAATTTTCTTCGCACAGTATACTGATGTGATCAATTCGAACCGTCCGGGCGAAACAATGTCTGCTTATGCAGTTGGAAAATCAGTAATTCAGGCCGAAATTGGCGTTTATGGAATTAAAGAAAAACATGATTTGTTAGATTATGACGCTACCGGTTTTGGTACTGATCTAAGTGTTAGATATGGTGCTTTTTTAGAACAATTAGAATTTATTCTGGATGTTCAGTATCAAATGGAAAACTTCGACACTCCTTATACTTCTTATAAAAAAAATAACTTTAGACAAACTGTTTTAGGTGCCAAATATTTAATTTATGATCCTTATAAAAATTATAAAGATGAACCTAATATTTACAGTTACAAAGCCAACCATAGTTTTAAATGGCGTGAATTAATTCCGGCCGTTTCGATCTTTGCAGGAGCTAATTTTGTTGGTGCTGACAATCCTTATTATTTTTCTCCAAATGGGGATATTTCTCCAAAAGTTGCTTTGGTAACTCAAAACTTATTTGGCGGCGGAAGATGGGTTTTCGTAACCAATATTATTGCTGATTATATTGGAACAGATTATCCTAGTTATGGATACATCTTAACTTTAACGCACGGATTTAACGACAAATGGTCTGGTTTTGTTGAAAATCAAGGCTATAAAAGTGACTTTTACAGCGATGCTATTGTTCGTGGCGGTGCGGCTTATTTGTTATCTCCAAATATGCAGGTTGATGCTTCTATAAGTACAAACTTTAAAAACACTCCTTCTATTTTATATGGCGGAGTTGGTTTTTCATGGCGTTATGACGGCTGGTATAAGGAAAAACAAATTGCCAATAAAAACAAAGACAGAGCAAAGAAAAACTCTGATAATAAAGAAAATATAGATTATCAGGAAAAAGAAAGAAAACGTAAAGCCAAATACGAATAA
- a CDS encoding DUF6036 family nucleotidyltransferase gives MDEQIIAIWNSFFENKVRYITIGGFAVNIYGYNRNTGDIDIYLEDTIENRVNLRKALKSINLGDFETIETMQFIPGWTDFLLNYGLRLDIMTVVKGLEDKSFASLLEDATVVMIDETPVYFIDYDNLIIAKKASNRPKDILDIEELGKLNNEKE, from the coding sequence ATGGATGAGCAAATAATTGCCATTTGGAATAGTTTTTTTGAAAACAAAGTTAGGTATATAACTATTGGTGGATTTGCTGTAAATATATATGGTTATAATAGAAATACTGGAGATATTGATATTTATCTTGAGGACACTATTGAAAATAGGGTTAACTTAAGAAAAGCACTAAAATCGATTAATTTAGGAGACTTTGAGACGATAGAGACGATGCAGTTTATTCCAGGATGGACAGATTTTTTATTGAATTATGGTTTAAGGCTTGATATAATGACCGTAGTTAAAGGTTTAGAAGATAAATCATTTGCATCTTTGTTGGAAGATGCCACTGTGGTGATGATAGATGAAACTCCAGTTTATTTTATTGATTATGATAATTTGATTATCGCAAAAAAAGCTTCAAACAGACCTAAGGATATATTAGATATTGAAGAGCTAGGAAAATTGAATAATGAAAAAGAATAA
- a CDS encoding polysaccharide biosynthesis C-terminal domain-containing protein, whose amino-acid sequence MGIVLNQSFKNTIITYIGFGIGAINTLYLYPVFLGATFYGLTNYITSAANVIMPLFAIGMQNTLVKFYSQYQTDEEKSRFLSFTVLFPLLLIIPLLLIGLVFYDEIIFFVSKKNAIVKSYIWLIPFIGLCMAYFEIFYAWLRVNMHSVFGNFIKEVGLRLFSLFLLIGVYYDWLSVEGFVYATAVLYFLAFLVTMLYAFSIQKPTFQFTIPVNTKDILIYTFYIILSGSVANLLLDGDKMILNQYMQIENIAFYSVATYIALVISVPSRAMHQIVYPITAKLMHENKHDELNQLYKKTSINLQIVGGFVMLCIFVNINQLYELVPKEYSGGIAVVFMIGLSKYFDLILGNNNAIIFNTKYYRMVLYLGLMLVVLTVILNMIFIPIFGIFGSAFATLLSITLYSLAKLLFVVKKLQLYPFTKETLSSMLLTFVLFLVFYFWEFPFFQLISIALKSILVTILYVYLNYKFNISPDINKVIDNIFRKIGIKI is encoded by the coding sequence ATGGGTATTGTCTTAAACCAGTCTTTTAAAAACACCATAATTACATATATAGGCTTTGGAATTGGAGCCATTAACACACTTTATTTATATCCTGTTTTTTTAGGCGCCACTTTTTATGGTTTAACGAATTATATCACATCTGCTGCAAATGTTATTATGCCTTTGTTTGCAATTGGAATGCAAAATACTTTGGTTAAATTTTATTCGCAGTACCAAACAGATGAAGAAAAATCCCGTTTTTTATCCTTTACGGTTTTATTTCCGTTACTATTAATAATTCCGCTTTTGCTTATTGGTCTTGTTTTTTATGATGAGATTATATTCTTTGTATCAAAAAAGAATGCGATTGTAAAAAGTTATATCTGGTTAATACCATTTATAGGGCTTTGTATGGCTTATTTTGAAATATTTTATGCCTGGCTCCGTGTAAATATGCATTCCGTTTTTGGAAACTTTATTAAAGAAGTAGGTTTACGATTGTTTTCATTATTTCTATTGATAGGCGTTTATTACGATTGGCTCAGTGTTGAAGGTTTTGTGTACGCAACAGCTGTTTTATACTTTTTGGCATTTCTGGTAACGATGTTATACGCATTTAGTATTCAAAAGCCAACTTTTCAGTTTACAATACCAGTTAATACAAAAGATATATTGATATATACTTTTTATATTATTTTATCAGGAAGCGTTGCCAATTTGCTTTTAGATGGAGATAAAATGATATTGAATCAATACATGCAGATTGAAAATATTGCGTTCTATTCTGTAGCGACTTATATCGCTTTGGTAATTTCGGTTCCGAGTCGTGCGATGCATCAAATTGTATATCCGATTACGGCAAAATTAATGCATGAGAATAAACATGACGAATTGAATCAATTGTATAAAAAAACGTCAATTAATCTCCAGATTGTAGGCGGGTTTGTAATGCTTTGCATCTTTGTGAATATTAATCAGTTATACGAATTGGTTCCAAAGGAATACAGCGGTGGTATTGCAGTTGTATTTATGATTGGATTGTCTAAATATTTCGATTTAATTTTAGGAAATAATAATGCAATCATTTTTAATACTAAATATTACCGAATGGTATTGTATTTAGGACTAATGCTCGTTGTATTAACTGTAATTCTTAATATGATATTTATTCCAATTTTTGGAATTTTCGGATCAGCTTTTGCAACTTTATTATCCATTACTCTGTATAGTTTGGCCAAACTGCTTTTTGTTGTTAAAAAACTTCAGTTATATCCTTTCACCAAAGAAACACTTTCGTCAATGCTGTTGACTTTTGTTTTGTTTTTGGTTTTTTATTTCTGGGAGTTTCCATTTTTTCAGCTTATCAGCATAGCCTTAAAATCAATTTTGGTGACTATTTTATACGTTTACCTGAATTATAAGTTTAATATTTCTCCTGATATTAATAAGGTAATTGATAACATTTTCAGAAAAATCGGAATAAAAATCTAA